TCATCAACGTTTTGAGTCAAGAATTCGTTTATAAGCGGGTTTAATTTTATTGCTTTGTCAATTTCGGGATTTGAGCCGTTCTGGTAAGCTCCTATATTTATAAGATCCTGTGCCTCTCTGTATATAGCCATTGTTTTTTTCATTTGCCCTGAACTTGCCAAATGCTCTTTATCTACAATATCAGGCATAACCCTGCTTACGCTTGCCATCACGTCTATTGCAGGATAGTGATTTCTGCTTGCAAGATCC
This genomic stretch from Bacillota bacterium harbors:
- a CDS encoding EscN/YscN/HrcN family type III secretion system ATPase, with protein sequence PSVFNVLPRLLERSGNSDKGSITGLYTVLVEGDDMNEPVADTVRGILDGHIVLSRDLASRNHYPAIDVMASVSRVMPDIVDKEHLASSGQMKKTMAIYREAQDLINIGAYQNGSNPEIDKAIKLNPLINEFLTQNVDEKPSFSDSVNMLSRIMNAQI